gtttttaaatttgtaaaagtaaacaaataatggcaaagtgttttttttcgtattgaacatttttttttttaatatgttgcCAACTACTAATAAGTTTGGTGATACCGATGAGTGTGAAGGACAGCCTAAGACAAAAGTGGATGCATGgggtaatgatgatgatttgggAGTATGGGATTCCAATTATTAATGTCGTTGACCTATATGCTTTATCTTGTTCTTGCAGCCTTTTTCCTTaattaatcaaacaaaccacattATTAGCAATTATTAGTTTTAATCACAAAAAACACATTAGCAATATATTTAGTTTAGGCCCATAATACATTGGTccagtttgaactttgaacatATGACAAAGCCCAACTGTTACTACGCTTCCTCCGGTTACGTGTTAAATAGATAGAAGGACTCATCTAACTGAAATCAGGATATGTGGTCATTATAACAAGCGAATCACACACGCTTGGTtccttcttcctttcttctccttcttcctatCTCCCCCTCTTTCTTAGTCAGCAGCTGTAAACTACTCTACCAGACGAAAAGAAAATTATGGCGACTTCTTCCATCACTATACCGACCATGAGAACTCCGATTCACGGATCAAAATTTCTAGGCCAAACCAATCAATTCTCAACTCCAAACCGGTCGATGTTCCCGCTTCCAAAGCAGCAGCAAACAAACGTTCATCAAGTAAAGGCCATGGGTAAGTTCAATCTATGGGAAGTGATGGGAGGAAGAGGACTATGCAACGGAGAGAAAGGTATTGAGAAGGAGCTCAAGAGGAACATTGAAGAGGAACAAGAGACATCAAAGGCTGAGAACGAGACAGAGAAAAAGAGCGATGACACCACCTTGTCATTTAAAGTACCTGAAGACGGTTTTGAGAAAGAAATGATGGGTCTCACAGGAGGGTTTCCTGGTGGCGAAAAGGGATTGCAAACCTTCATTGAGAAAAACCCACCACCTCCACCCACACCACCACCAACAAAACGAGGAAGTGATGTATCCGCAGTTGCTGCAGATAAGAAACCAAAAGCGCCAGAGCTACCACTTCTCATGCCGGGGATGATTGCTATAGTTAAGAACCAGAACAGTCCGTATCACATGTATTGTGGGATTGTGCAGAGAATCACTGATGGAAAAGCTGGTGTCTTGTTCGAAGGAGGAAACTGGGACCGTCTCATTACATTCAGGCTTGAAGAGCTTGAACGAAGAGAGAAGGGTCCACCGGGTAAGAATCCAAAGTCTTGTATCCTTGAGCCTCTTATCGAACAGATGCAAAAGGAGGAGGCAGCACCATAAGTGATCTTTCCCTTCTTCTCTGTATGTAAGTTCCTGTGAATGTATATGTAACGTACCCTCTTTGCGTCTAGGCTACGAGATCTCTGACTTGTTCAAAAAGATCTTCATCATGTGATATAAGATATGAATAAACGATGAATTCAAGCATAAAACATAGCAGGAATTAGAATGCACTCAATATCAATGAGGATTCAGTAAAGAAGTTAAAACTGCAACAAAGTTGTTTTATTGTGTGATTGGTTGTTGTAAACATTCAACCAACCATATCAGTTACTTGACTATAGAGTATATTCTCTGTAAATGGTAAAGATGAGAGGAGGTCCACCATTTCTAATCAATAGATCATGTTGAATGATCAGAGGCAGCCTCCCAACTGTGAAAATTTgcagaaaaaagagaagaagttagaAACAGAACAATATTATCATATGCTAAAGATTGAAAGAAACTcgaaattcgtttttttttttctttttggtccaTAAACTTAGTAGTTGGTTACGTGTTGAACtcaaaaaagaagtaaatatgAAATGTTGCAAACTTGCAATGAAACATAAACTGTCAAAATGTGTAAGGCTTAATCAAAGTGTTTATAAATAGGTCCATGAAGTAAGTTAGTACTAACCAAAATGGCTTCCATCTCTTCGTTTGAAACTGGAGTACGCTTAGGCTGGGATGATGCCTTCCCGCCTATAGTCTTAGGAACGTTCAAACTGGAGAAGAATAATGATGTATCTGCTTCATTTGCCACCACCTGAGTCTTTCCCTCCGAAACtgcaaaattcacaaaaacaaactcTTAATGCCAGCAAGTAAAATCTCAAAGTTCATGAAGACTTCTATCAACAAACAGATCATATTCCCCAAACCAAAgctaaaaaaacataacaacatCTACAATGATTTCagatttgattcaaaaaaattgataacaGACAAAGGATTCGATTTAAGTGGCTAAACAAATCTTGTGTATCTAGAACACTAAACGATTCCTACGGGAACAGATCGAGGATACAAACATATACTATCTCATATCTGATTCGTGAAGATGAAACCCGTACACAAAATTGTCGAATCGaagatagattaaaaaaaatcatggagCGCAAACACGAAGAACGATATAAGATTCAGCATCGGATTTTTTTTGgaggtgataaaaaaaaaaacctgaaggGTTGAGATGTCGCTGTGGGAATTTGATGCGAGGGATCCTCTTCAAACCTTGAACAacgttcatcttcttctttctctcgatCTTTCGCTCTCGTCCGGAGTTAGTCGTACCCAAAGGAGAATGTTTTTAGACGCCGACCG
The sequence above is a segment of the Camelina sativa cultivar DH55 chromosome 10, Cs, whole genome shotgun sequence genome. Coding sequences within it:
- the LOC104717902 gene encoding NAD(P)H-quinone oxidoreductase subunit S, chloroplastic-like; this encodes MATSSITIPTMRTPIHGSKFLGQTNQFSTPNRSMFPLPKQQQTNVHQVKAMGKFNLWEVMGGRGLCNGEKGIEKELKRNIEEEQETSKAENETEKKSDDTTLSFKVPEDGFEKEMMGLTGGFPGGEKGLQTFIEKNPPPPPTPPPTKRGSDVSAVAADKKPKAPELPLLMPGMIAIVKNQNSPYHMYCGIVQRITDGKAGVLFEGGNWDRLITFRLEELERREKGPPGKNPKSCILEPLIEQMQKEEAAP
- the LOC104717901 gene encoding uncharacterized protein LOC104717901, with protein sequence MNVVQGLKRIPRIKFPQRHLNPSVSEGKTQVVANEADTSLFFSSLNVPKTIGGKASSQPKRTPVSNEEMEAILLGGCL